In the Xyrauchen texanus isolate HMW12.3.18 chromosome 47, RBS_HiC_50CHRs, whole genome shotgun sequence genome, ACCAAAGTGCCCTCTGTACGTTTCAAGCCCTTAGTGGCATTTCCGAATGGATGCTAAAAACGATCGAACATAGTTATAAGATCCAATTTGCATGTCGGCCGCCCCGTTTCAATGGTGTTTCAATGGTTCCATACGAAGATGAGCCAGTGTTACAAGCCGAAATACATATTCTTCTTGCAAAGAACGCGATAGAGGCTGTTTTAGATGAATTCGTAAGCCTGCTGTCCCATTGCATGAATGCATGGCAAGCCCTCACTGGCGTGTCAGACTGGGTGTTTAAAACAGTCAAACACGGTCACAGATTAAGTTGTACGCCGGCCACCTCTGCAGTGTTGCATGCAGAGATTCACAGTCTCCTTGCAAAAAATGTGCTTGAGACTGCCCCATACTGTGACACACACAGCAggatttacagccgttatttccTCTTTCTGGAGAAGAATGGTGGGCTTCTGCCCATTCTAGTTCTGACGTTTGTCTCGACTCCATGAGCATGCGTGTACACCACACGAATGAGTGCGTACAGACCATTCTTCTGTGTCTGTCTCATTTCAAATTGGAAAGACATCACCACTGAAGTAATTTCAGTGAATCGCCACATTCTGATTTGTttggacaacacaacagtagtggtgTATATAATTAAGTATGTGTTTCACCTCGTGCCATCAGCAGAGTTGAAATAAAGTTCTATTAGTTCTTTAGTTACGCCGAAATGGTAAGTCTGTAAATGGTAGAAATACTGGATgggcctccatgggaaataccgctgaggagagaccttctctctcaaacacaagtCACagtttggcatccccagccagagctgcAAAGCCTACATGTGTGGCCTTTGATCGGAGCTCAGAGGACGAGCCAGAATTGGCTCAGTCGgtaatgaacaccattttacgGGCTAGAGCACCATCGAAGAGACGCCTTTTAGcactgaaatggaatgtgttcactaattGGTGCTTTTCACTGGGCCTAGTGAAAGACCTAGTGAATTGCCCCATTCCTgtaattcatacatttctttaaaagagATTGGATGCAGGGCTGAATCcatcaatgctcaaagtttatgtggaTACTATATTTGCGTATCACACACCTGAAGGCGGCACCTCTATAAGCAAACATGATTTAACCATAAAATGCCTTAAGGGGGAGGGGCAGCTAAATCCACTCACCCGGCTACAGTCCAACTTGGGACTAAACTTTGGTCCTAAAAGCGCTCATGGGGCCTCCCTTCGATCCCCTGGGCTATGTTGAATTGTGTGTGCTTTCTCTTAAGACCGCATTACTGCTGGCTTTGGCCTTAGTAAAATGGGTCAGTGATTTGCAAGCACTGTCACTTGACAATTCCTttctggaatatatatatatatatataatctgagTGTTCCCCTTCTGGCTCACCATTAGGGTCATTCACTTGTGGCATACTCATGTTGGTTGCCATCCTACTGGACTGCTgcatcatgtttcctctctgggaaggtTATGTCATGTAGTGCAGCATGATGGGAATCTGGGTGTCTTGGTGTCCAAAAAGTTAAGATCCTCTTATGCTGAAAATTATAAGATCTCCGTCCTGGCAGCCATTAAGACATGAAGTACCCACTGACCTTCCACAGAAGCCTTTTTGCCAAAGGAACAGTGTCTACAATATAAGCAAATGGAAATGCCTATGTTCTGATGTACAATGATAAGCCTTTGGGATTAGCTGGTAGAATTTCACTGGAACATTTCTTGGTTATATCATTGCTATGGCAACCTGCATTTGTTTTGAACTCACTGGATTTGAATCCAAGAAGTGGTTTTAAGAGGGATTTGTGGATTGGTTTGAGCGCCATGTAAAATTAGATAAGAGAGATGATTAAGTGTTTGAATTTGGTTTTTAAAAGCAGATGTATACATCTCTCCACTCTCCCCcattcattacattacatttattttaatatcctGACTAGCTCTCCCTTATTCTGATTTTCTCATTGATATAACCTCATTTGCCTTCTGAACTCAATGGATTCCAGCAAACAGTGACCTGAGTGCTCACTCATTGAGGTTGGTTTGGCCTGTGCTTCAGAAGAATACACTGCAACTTGGTAGCTTAATCTTTAGCATGAATTGAACAGTTGTGTAGGTGTTCCTACTCCTTCTGTATTGCAACCACAAGCTGTCAATCAATTGCTGTGACACTCGGCTTGAccttttcattttctgttaaagctttTAGCTCTGACAGAATCTAAAGCCAAAGCTGGAAACATGATACCTAAAACATTCTTAATTAACTATTTCTAAAGATTAAAGAGTAAATAAAAGTTGTgattaatacagtatataaaaatgtCCTCCCCCCAGGTTACTAGTCTTTGAAGAGACAGGCTTCTGTTTTATTTCAAAgcagtaaaaaatatattaaaggattagttaatGATAattatcaaaaatgaaaattctctcatcatttaatcatccttatgccatcccagatgtgtttgactttctgtcttcagcagaactcaaatgaagatttttagaagaatattctaactctgttgttccatacaatgtaagtggatggtgatcagcactttcaagctcctaaaagcacagacaatcatagtttaagtaatccacacgactccagtggtaaaattaaGGTCTTCTAAagtgctttgggtgagaaacagatcaatatttacgtccttttcactataattgttcaaTTCTGGTAACTCTCCAATGCTCATCCATGAGGAGATCCAGTACACACAGCCTCTCATGTGACGTAAGCACCCTGGCATGCATGTTCACGTGAAAACTGATGCGATACAAACAGAAGTGCAGCTCTCTTTGTTTACAACAGAAATCTGTCCTCATGCCAGTGCATTAACGTCACTTGAGAGGCAGCAATGACTGGTTTCCCTCATGGACGAGCATTGGAGAGCGACCGGAAgtgaacaattatagtgaaaaggatgtaaatattaaaatgcattaaagtgctgatcaccatccacttgcattgaatgggcctacagagatgagatattcttctaaaaatcttagtttatgttctgctgaagaatgttacacacatctgagatggcatgcgagtgtgtaaatgatgagagaattttcaattttaggtaaactatccctttaagagcacaTTCAATTAGAAACAAGGTTATAAGACAAAAATTCAGCCCAGAAGtcaaaataagtatatttattcTATGTCAATATAACTGTTCATTACATATAATGGTGAAGctgacacatacacaaatacaagtTCCTCTTGTATCTTATTTCAACTCCAGAAGAATGTACCCAAACTCATCAGTTCATTGGCTGCAAATGTGAAATTCCTCATATTTGTATTGGTAGCTGTTATGATGATCAATCAGCCACTCTGGCTCATTTCTGTCCCAGTCTCTCCAGTGCTTTATGCAAGATCTTCAGGTCATCCCTCATCTGCCCTAATGCATTCTGAATCTTAGAGGGCTCATCCAGAATCTCCATGCTGCTAGTGTAGGGGTCATATCTAATGGAGAAGGGTTTCTGTATAGTGGATGAGTATTGCCTGTGGAACAACAGAAATAAAGACACTATTGAAGACAGTAAGGACATTTATACAGCAATGTGTTTTTGAAAACTCCAAAAGATGTTTTATCCCATATTTTACAACCTCTGTGAAATTATCTCTAAAAGAGAAAGCAACACATTAACAGCCACCTCAGCTTATTCTTGGCATCCTCAAAGCTCTCAGACACAAAGTACACAGGCTGATATGACTGGTCCTGGTATGGTTGTACTGCGGTCTCAGCTGGGTTGAATGGTTTGTATTGGGGCTCATTTGAAAGGGCGTACTGGAAAAAGAGACACTTCATTAACCAGAGTTCCAGtgttaaaaatatgtataaaacaaTAACTTTCTGAATGTAGAGTATGTATTAAAAGAAAAGATGCCATAAGAACTgaactttatttttctttttcttctgggAAACATCTTGCTGTTGGACAGATGTCTTGAGGTCTGATTGGGTTTCTTTGAACAGACTGACAAAAGTAGGGTACAACGGGATTTTAAGGCTCCACaaggatacattttattttccctCAAAACACTAAATATCATCAAAAACTACTACAGCACTTTCCAAAAcgcctgtttgtcactatgcagtGAAAAATATTCCAGATCCATGAGGTCATTGCATGTGGTGTCTAAATGTTGATTTTGAGgtcatttgatctaatatttaataattttcaaaatgttgtaaatttatgttgctaatgaatatcctggaaattatcacatttatttttagacaaaatacttatttgtcattttcaattttgtttaagGTGATTATGTGGGGGGAATATATTTGTTATGAAGATTGTTCAAAGttggctcacattgactgatccaatcacaatggagattaatttgttaatagaatacttgagatgttatgaaatgccaaatgttattgaaattaacaaggaatgatgcacccttttctgaagtggatATTTTGAATAAACATTATCTATTTGCAACTCAAAAAAGCAGCTTGCATTCTCAAAAGTAttagcattagttgacaaattgtgcccaaTAACTTTTGCCCCGGTATCTACATGATATCACTTAAAACTACcaaggggccttttaccccaagtgagggagcctatTGACCCAGGTGTGGGGAAAAAGGCTCTGTCACcacctttttttgttgttatttcttttcacacagaTTGTGTTCCTCCAtcattattcaataaaaataaatggatttTCCTGAATCTTGAGACATTTTGTGGCCAGAAATAGCTCATTTTCCTTAGGGTGTGCCTTTAACCCTGTTGTACCCTAACCATCAGAATCAGATTCTGACATGAGCTATGGAATCTGACTATTCTTACATTTTATTACTGTACTTGAGCCCTAGGAGTCAAATAGATTGCACTAGGCTTTATTACTAACAGATGTAATATTAGTAGCCTTCTAAATGTCCTCGTAGAAAAGTTTCATAATAacacatattttaatataaaagttTGTCTTACCAATAACTCTCCATAGGAGGACAGCAGGCCAGCCCCATAGGCCTTCACTGTTCCATTCTGCTTGCAGAGGCCAAACTCCACTGTAAACCAGTACAGCTGTGTGTGACATTTAGGGATGTTTCATTAGgatacacatactcatacacaatgcatgctttttaaatataaatggttTGTTTTTAGACTACATTTAGGACGATATAAGTTTTATGGACTGTTGGCCTAGACTATTTTGcaccatttcatttaaaatgagcaCCACAAGAGGGCACCAcaagttttgttttaattactatAACCTGTCCCTTTGTCTGAGGCTTGGACTATTCTTAGAATAAATCTATTAAATTTATCCTGGAGGATTACTCACTGTCGAAAGTTTCTCAATGTCCTCATCTGATGCTCCAAGTGAGGCAAGTCCAATCTCCTGCAGAATACAATAATGAGTGTCAATCACACTATTATTCATCATTTCATTAAACAAATAGTGATTGATTAACAAGTAGCTACCTGTTTTTACTAACTTGCATTATGAATGGTAGGATTTGCTAGTGAGTCCAAATGAAATTGTTTTCAAGTTCATGCCTTTTACTCTTCATTTGATTTAAGCAGATTGTGTGGCATGGGCATTTTACTGACCCATTTTACACACAATTCAACATAGCCCAGGGGTTCGAAGGGAGGCCCCATGGTATTTCTAGATAAAAACATACCTGTGAAAACTGAGCAAATTCTTTGTCTGCAAGCATGGGGATGTGTCCAAGTAGTTCATGGCAGCAGTCACTGTTCACAGTACAATACATCcagttaaaatgtgaattttgtgCATGTGGTTTGCAAAATGAATCTGCGAATGTCTTTTGTCACTGTACTTACGGTTCAGGGGAATGCATTGGAGCTGAGGGGTGACGAATATATTGGGTACACTGGAACACCCTGAAGGCCAGACTGGCTAGGAAGTCTCTGGCAGAGAGCAGCCCCGCCACTGGCCGCAACTGAAATCCTGTCCTCTCTAAAAAAGGGTACACATAGACACACATGGGATAATAATTTCACAATCCACAGTAATGTTCATTCTTCAATTTTGTGACTTCTACCTTAGAGGCTGGTGTTTGATTAGCATTATatactattattttttattttttgcaagaaTATTTACCTCTAAGAAATGAGGACACTTCTCTCAGCTGAGGTATTCTGTCTTCTCCGTACAAATGTTCACTCTCTAGCTGACCCAGAGCTTCTAGGAACTGTCTGCATGCATGAGTCGGATAGAGACTGGCCAGAGTTCTGAAGACCTCCCTCCTGTCTCATCACAAAAAAAGAGCTCATGCATAATGCGTATATACTGTTGCTTTTCTGTGCAGGCACTTGACAAAATTTTAAGATTCTCTGGGCACCATGTGGGGTTTCTCGGCTGCCACACCGGTAAAACCCATGGgagatcctccagacacccttTCAGTTCTCTGAAAAATTGCTCTTATTTTCTTCAGTAACTCTAAAGAACTCTAAGGACTGTCAACAGTTCCTTCAGGAACCCCATCATAAGGAAATGCTTTGATGCCCTTGAATTCCTTGAGTGAATAGAACATTTGAGGCTCCTTTATAGGTTGCTTGGCCAATCTCCAAAAAGCATCTGAGGAACTCCAAATGGTAACTTAagtatgttttaatgtttacagtatagcaaataattatgtttttggcTCCAAACCAGACAAATTATAAGTTATTAGGAAAACCTACCAAGTGGCAACCTCTTCTGGAGTATATTCCACAACAGGTAAAGGATCACCACTGCAACGACAAAAGAAAGATGGAGTGGCAACGTTTTTTTCCCTAAAATATATTCTTATTTGACtatttatgttaatgtatcaagggaatattctgggttcaaaacaagttatgcTTAATCGCCAGCATTTGTTGTGTTTTAAaaaagcataatgttgattcctaaaaaaaagacatttcaaattgtctctcctttaaaaaaagaagcaaaaatcaaggttactgtgaggcacttacaatggaaggccaatttttggagcatTGAaaagaagaaatgtgaagcttgaaattttataaagcacttacatggattgttgttaaatcttgtgcattatttgagctgaaaaaagttgtttaaatagtcatttttacatTAGTTTAAGGGTTTATGGCGTTACATCATCAtatcaacaaagttgtaaaattaagtATAACttcacaaataaattatttaatcagacTAAAACCAAGTTAACACTATGTtaattgtttacgtcttgtggctatacttttaaaacagtgaaaatgtttacGTTCATGGATTTGCCCCATTGATTCCAATTGTAAGTTTCTCACTGTAAAgcagatttgttttctttttcttttttaaagaaaaggagtgacaagtctaaattattatttatttatttatttatttatttattttgtggtaatgatcagtatgccacaaatgttgacaATTGAGCTTAACGTTTATTGAATCCAGAATGTTCATtgattattaaattgtatttacttgaaaaacacattgtaataaaataatacattattttaataaacatataaaataatgaataactagttcacccaaaaatgaaaatgttctcatcatttaggctactcaccctcatgccatcccagatgacattctttcttctgcagaacacaaaggaaggtCACTGTTCActtacagagatattcttctaaaactctttgtttgtgttcagcagaagagaaaaatcatacacatctgggaaagcatgagggtgagaaaaagatgagattttttttgtttgggtgaactatccatccaataattaagaaaatgtttgtttttagaatTAGGCTACTTACTGCTTGTAGTTGAACGCCAATTCAGTGATGAGCCCTCTCCGTTTTCTGTATTCTGGATCACTGAAACCCTGAATAATAAAATCAATCACCATCACCGGTAGGCTACTCCAATTGGTTTGAATGATGCACAACTTAATAGAACCAGAATGATAAAATGAACAGTCCCGCGTTTTAACAGCAGCATCAGTCTTGTAGTTCACTTACCGGGTGATCCTGGTCCAGATCAGGGTCATATTTTGTTATCAGA is a window encoding:
- the LOC127638904 gene encoding tyrosine 3-monooxygenase-like, giving the protein MKTDSIVQNIPFTGRKRSLIEDAQRERESSSSSPGPSWCGDSFVYEEQKSGKITLNILFALRNEKNAGLFKAGKVFETFQAKLLHLESRPSRKSKNSSTGEDLEFFMRCEVHCSDTDIFINSLKRVADDVRIVQEEKIPWFPKKIADLDKCNHLITKYDPDLDQDHPGFSDPEYRKRRGLITELAFNYKHGDPLPVVEYTPEEVATWREVFRTLASLYPTHACRQFLEALGQLESEHLYGEDRIPQLREVSSFLRERTGFQLRPVAGLLSARDFLASLAFRVFQCTQYIRHPSAPMHSPEPDCCHELLGHIPMLADKEFAQFSQEIGLASLGASDEDIEKLSTLYWFTVEFGLCKQNGTVKAYGAGLLSSYGELLYALSNEPQYKPFNPAETAVQPYQDQSYQPVYFVSESFEDAKNKLRQYSSTIQKPFSIRYDPYTSSMEILDEPSKIQNALGQMRDDLKILHKALERLGQK